Proteins encoded in a region of the Synechococcus sp. BIOS-U3-1 genome:
- the lpdA gene encoding dihydrolipoyl dehydrogenase yields MSDASFDFDVIVIGAGYGGFDAAKHAADHGLKVAIIESRDMGGTCVNRGCVPSKALLAASGRVRELADAKHLSSFGIHAAPVRFERQKIADHANDLVATIRTNLTKTLERAGVTIIRGQGRLDAPQRVGVREISGVDRILSARDVILATGSDPFVPPGIETDGRSVFTSDEAVNLEWLPRWIAIIGSGYIGLEFADVYTALGCEVTMIEALDRVMPTFDPDIAKLAARKLIDSRDIDARSGVLAKSIKPGSPAQIELVDMQTREPVETLEVDAVLVATGRVPSSNGLNLDALGVETNRGFVPIDDGMRVLTGGQPVPHLWAVGDVTGKLMLAHTAAAQGTVAVDNILGHTREIDYRSIPAATFTHPEISSVGLSEADAKQQSADQGFELGVVRSYFKANSKALAELESDGLMKLLFNKITGEVLGAHIYGLHAADLIQEVSNAVARRQSVRQLATEVHTHPTLSEVVEVAYKQAAASLISAA; encoded by the coding sequence GTGAGCGACGCCAGTTTCGACTTCGATGTGATCGTGATCGGTGCCGGTTATGGCGGTTTCGATGCCGCTAAACATGCCGCGGATCACGGTCTGAAGGTGGCGATTATCGAGTCACGGGACATGGGCGGAACTTGCGTGAACCGCGGTTGTGTTCCCTCCAAGGCTTTGCTGGCAGCATCCGGCCGCGTGAGAGAGCTGGCCGATGCGAAGCATCTCTCCAGCTTTGGTATTCATGCGGCACCAGTCCGCTTTGAGCGTCAAAAAATCGCTGATCACGCTAACGATCTGGTGGCCACAATCCGCACCAACCTCACTAAGACGCTTGAGAGGGCTGGTGTCACGATCATCCGTGGACAGGGACGACTCGATGCTCCACAGAGAGTCGGAGTCCGGGAGATCAGTGGTGTTGACAGGATTCTCTCTGCACGTGATGTGATCCTCGCCACTGGCTCTGATCCCTTCGTTCCGCCTGGTATCGAGACGGATGGACGCAGTGTCTTCACCAGTGATGAGGCCGTGAATTTGGAATGGCTTCCTCGCTGGATCGCGATCATCGGTAGCGGTTACATCGGCTTGGAATTCGCTGATGTTTACACCGCGCTCGGATGTGAGGTGACCATGATCGAGGCCCTTGATCGGGTGATGCCGACCTTTGATCCCGACATCGCCAAGCTTGCTGCGCGCAAGCTGATTGACAGTCGTGACATCGACGCTCGCTCAGGAGTGCTGGCTAAGTCGATCAAGCCCGGTTCACCTGCTCAGATCGAACTGGTGGATATGCAGACCCGTGAACCCGTTGAGACTTTGGAAGTCGATGCGGTGCTGGTGGCCACGGGCAGGGTGCCCAGCAGCAATGGCCTCAATCTTGATGCACTGGGCGTTGAAACCAACCGGGGCTTTGTGCCCATCGACGACGGCATGCGTGTTCTGACTGGCGGTCAGCCCGTACCCCATCTGTGGGCCGTGGGGGATGTCACCGGCAAGCTGATGCTGGCCCACACCGCCGCTGCTCAGGGCACGGTGGCTGTTGACAATATCCTCGGCCACACCCGTGAGATCGACTACCGCAGCATTCCTGCAGCCACGTTCACGCACCCTGAAATCAGCTCAGTGGGGTTGAGCGAAGCCGATGCCAAGCAGCAATCTGCTGATCAGGGTTTCGAGCTGGGCGTGGTCCGCAGCTACTTCAAGGCCAATTCCAAGGCTCTTGCTGAACTGGAGAGTGACGGCCTGATGAAATTGCTCTTCAACAAGATCACCGGTGAGGTTCTCGGTGCCCATATCTACGGCCTCCATGCCGCCGACCTGATTCAGGAGGTCTCCAATGCGGTGGCCCGTCGACAGAGTGTGCGCCAGCTGGCTACCGAGGTGCATACCCACCCGACTCTCAGCGAAGTGGTTGAAGTGGCCTACAAGCAGGCGGCCGCTTCTCTCATCTCCGCTGCCTAA